Proteins encoded in a region of the Sceloporus undulatus isolate JIND9_A2432 ecotype Alabama chromosome 11, SceUnd_v1.1, whole genome shotgun sequence genome:
- the MTMR4 gene encoding myotubularin-related protein 4, producing the protein MGEEGPPSLEYIQAKDLFPHKELIKEEESLQVPFPVLQGEGVEYLGHASDAIIAISNYRLHIKFKDSVVNVPLRMMESVESRDMFQLHIVCKDSKVVRCHFSTFKQCQEWLKRLSRAIARPTKPEDLFAFAYHAWCLGVCADEEDQHAHLCRPGDHVKYRFEMELARMGFDLQNVWRVSDINNNYKLCSSYPQKLLVPVWITDKELENVASFRSWKRIPAVVYRHLRNGAVIARCSQPEISWWGWRNADDEYLVTSIAKACALNPGQRLAGGTPHSGLSDGSEACDAGFDSSLTACSSVESSATPQKLLILDARSYTAAVANRAKGGGCECEEYYPNCEVVFMGMANIHSIRNSFQYLRAVCSQMPDPSNWLSALESTKWLQHLSVMLKAAVLVSNAVDREGRPVLVHCSDGWDRTPQIVALAKILLDPYYRTMEGFQVLVESDWLDFGHKFADRCGHQEKAEDQNEQCPVFLQWLDSVHQLLKQFPCLFEFNEAFLVKLVQHTYSCLYGTFLGNSPCEREMHNIAKRTCSVWSLLRAGNKNFHNLLYISGTDQVLHPVCHVRALHLWTAVYLPASSPCPLGEEGMDLYLPSGSQSQEFSSRSLDRLPKTRSMDDLLSACDPGSLLTRTSSDPNLNNHCQDVRVNLEPRHPNAEETAACKESLGEEPSQVAEPQSQQQELYALSTGGGSSGSSDGCQIDQQPIVEDHGASQQLNNPSPEVGGRVSETVLEATESPHPVPLGQKILSQDLARTEEPFERLPCAPAKDVGMEPRGTWNLVEPSGFPEPSLRPSARAPGFGNQPALSLPRQDAPSCRKEEEEEGRRGNARHGEEGHQVGKAQPEWWRKGISQSQMSEFSLLGVNWDSFQGMGTSVPGGDGAPRRLLSYGCCNKRLSHRYLWASGLGLSGQWPSKDGVKLPGCSGHSGPHCIGGPAGKANRPWLPCHLKQALSSKHAAPSSPSPVPPFYLDDDGLPFPTDVIQHRLRQIEATYKQEVEQLRRQVRELQLQLDIRHCYPPPAEPQMDYEDDFTCLKESDGSENEDFYSDHSEDCLSETSWEPVDRRETEVTRWVPDHMASHCFNCDCEFWLAKRRHHCRNCGNVFCAGCCHLKLPIPDQQLYDPVLVCNSCYDHIQVSRARELMSQHLKKPIATASS; encoded by the exons GTGCCATTTCTCTACTTTCAAGCAATGCCAGGAGTGGCTGAAGCGACTCAGCCGAGCCATTGCGCGCCCCACCAAGCCGGAAGACCTCTTTGCGTTTGCTTACCACGCCTGGTGCTTGGGGGTCTGCGCCGATGAGGAAGACCAGCATGCCCACCTCTGCCGCCCGG GAGACCACGTGAAATACCGCTTCGAGATGGAGCTGGCCCGGATGGGCTTCGACCTGCAGAACGTGTGGCGGGTTTCCGACATCAACAACAACTACAA GTTGTGTTCCAGCTACCCGCAAAAGCTCCTCGTTCCTGTCTGGATCACAGACAAAGAGCTGGAGAATGTGGCTTCCTTTCGCTCTTGGAAGCGGATCCCAGCAGTTGTGTATAG ACACTTGCGCAACGGGGCAGTGATCGCCCGCTGCAGTCAGCCTGAGATCAGCTGGTGGGGCTGGCGCAACGCCGACGACGAGTACCTCGTAACTTCCATTGCCAAAGCCTGTGCCTTGAACCCGGGACAGAGGTTGGCCGGGGGGACCCCGCATTCTGGGCTCAGCGATGGCAGCGAGGCCTGCGATGCAGGGTTTG ATTCGTCCCTGACGGCGTGCTCGAGCGTGGAGAGTTCGGCCACCCCGCAGAAGCTGCTGATCCTGGACGCCCGGTCTTACACGGCAGCCGTTGCCAACCGAGCCAAAGGCGGAGGCTGCGAGTGTGAAG AATATTACCCCAACTGTGAGGTGGTGTTCATGGGGATGGCCAACATCCATTCCATCCGGAACAGCTTCCAGTACCTGCGGGCCGTCTGCAGTCAGATGCCAGACCCTAGCAA CTGGCTTTCGGCCCTGGAAAGCACCAAGTGGCTGCAGCACCTCTCCGTCATGCTGAAGGCAGCCGTCTTGGTCTCCAATGCGGTGGACCGGGAGGGCCGCCCGGTGCTGGTGCATTGCTCCGACGGCTGGGACCGGACCCCTCAGATTGTTGCCCTGGCAAAGATCCTCCTGGACCCTTATTACAGGACGATGGAG GGTTTCCAAGTACTGGTGGAATCCGACTGGCTGGACTTTGGCCACAAGTTTGCCGACCGCTGTGGCCACCAGGAGAAAGCCGAGGACCAGAATGAGCAGTGCCCTGTTTTCCTGCAGTGGCTGGATTCTGTCCACCAGTTGCTCAAGCAGTTCCCCTGCCTTTTTGAATTCAACGAAGCTTTCTTG GTGAAGCTGGTGCAACACACATACTCTTGCCTTTATGGGACCTTCCTCGGGAACAGCCCCTGTGAGCGCGAGATGCACAACATCGCCAAGCGGACATGCTCAGTGTGGTCCCTCCTGAGAGCCGGCAACAAGAATTTCCACAACCTGCTCTACATATCTGGCACTGACCAG GTGCTGCATCCAGTGTGCCACGTGCGAGCGCTGCACCTCTGGACCGCTGTCTATCTCCCAGCATCATCCCCCTGTCCTCTAGGAGAAGAGGGCATGGATCTCTACCTGCCTTCTGGATCTCAGAGTCAGGAGTTTAGCAGCAGGTCTCTCGACAG GTTACCAAAGACAAGATCCATGGATGACCTTCTCTCTGCCTGCGACCCAGGCAGCCTGCTGACCCGCACATCGAGCGATCCCAATCTGAACAACCACTGTCAGGATGTCAGAGTCAACCTGGAACCCAGACACCCCAATGCCGAGGAGACGGCGGCATGCAAAGAGAGCTTGGGAGAGGAACCGTCTCAGGTGGCAGAGCCACAATCGCAACAGCAGGAACTCTATGCCCTCAGtactggtggtggcagcagcggcagtTCTGACGGTTGCCAGATCGACCAGCAGCCAATTGTGGAGGACCACGGGGCGTCCCAGCAGCTAAACAACCCATCGCCAGAGGTGGGAGGAAGGGTAAGTGAGACGGTCCTAGAAGCAACGGAAAGCCCCCACCCAGTACCTCTTGGACAGAAGATTCTTTCCCAGGATTTGGCCAGAACAGAAGAGCCGTTCGAAAGGTTACCCTGTGCCCCCGCGAAAGACGTTGGCATGGAACCCAGGGGCACATGGAACTTGGTTGAACCTTCTGGCTTCCCAGAACCCTCCCTCCGGCCTTCAGCGCGAGCCCCTGGTTTTGGGAACCAGCCGGCTCTGAGCCTCCCGAGACAGGATGCTCCCAGCTGccgaaaggaagaggaagaggaaggcagacGGGGAAACGCGAGGCATGGGGAGGAAGGCCACCAGGTGGGGAAGGCTCAGCCCGAGTGGTGGAGGAAGGGGATTTCTCAGAGCCAAATGAGTGAGTTTTCTCTCCTGGGGGTCAACTGGGACAGTTTCCAAGGGATGGGGACTTCTGTCCCCGGGGGAGACGGGGCCCCGCGGCGACTCCTTTCCTACGGCTGCTGTAACAAGAGGCTGAGCCATCGGTACCTCTGGGCTTCGGGACTGGGCCTCAGTGGCCAGTGGCCTTCGAAAGACGGGGTCAAGCTCCCCGGCTGCTCTGGCCATTCTGGCCCTCACTGTATAGGCGGCCCGGCCGGGAAGGCCAACCGACCGTGGCTCCCCTGCCACTTGAAGCAGGCCCTCAGCTCCAAGCATGCGGCCCCCAGCAGCCCTTCTCCGGTGCCTCCCTTCTACCTGGACGACGACGGCCTCCCCTTCCCCACGGACGTCATCCAGCACCGGCTGCGGCAGATCGAAGCCACCTACAAGCAGGAGGTGGAGCAGCTGCGCAGGCAGGTGCGGGAACTGCAACTCCAGCTGGACATCCGCCATTGCTACCCTCCGCCCGCTGAGCCCCAGATGGACTACGAGGATGACTTT ACTTGCCTCAAGGAGTCGGATGGCAGTGAAAATGAGGATTTCTATTCAGACCACAGCGAAGACTGTCTATCGGAAACAAGCTGGGAGCCTGTCGACAGAAGAGAAACGGAG GTCACACGCTGGGTCCCAGACCACATGGcctcacactgctttaactgtgactGTGAGTTCTGGCTAGCCAAACGCAGGCATCATTGCAG gAACTGTGGGAACGTCTTCTGTGCCGGCTGCTGCCATCTCAAGTTGCCCATTCCGGACCAGCAGCTCTACGACCCGGTCCTCGTCTGCAACTCCTGTTACGATCACATCCAGGTCTCCCGCGCCAGGGAACTGATGAGCCAGCATTTGAAGAAGCCCATTGCCACGGCTTCCAGCTGA